A part of Crassostrea angulata isolate pt1a10 chromosome 5, ASM2561291v2, whole genome shotgun sequence genomic DNA contains:
- the LOC128186106 gene encoding complement C1q tumor necrosis factor-related protein 3-like isoform X1, whose protein sequence is MIFNITSAERSIRKQYLYACRYAFSVNQLQRKTRFLKMKTIALVCLVMCLTFGMASSHYYYGKGLMSVLSKQAEALYRGLAMVTSEDGDVLASHHDHGYHGYRHRVAFTAVTSSSTTYSSGTTIPFTTVKSNYGHAYNSGNYRFTAPSNGVYVFSWSIATHTSYYGHTKLMKNGSTYHQSHCSSGYQQCGATVTIILNKHDQVWLASDSSSLYVYATYSSFSGWKLN, encoded by the exons atgatattcaatATCACATCTGCTGAACGATCAATTAGGAAACAGTATTTATATGCCTGTAGATATGCATTTTCAGTAAACCAACTTCAAAGGAAAACAAG ATTTCTCAAAATGAAGACCATAGCGCTGGTTTGTTTGGTGATGTGTCTGACCTTCGGCATGGCATCGTCCCATTATTACTATGGTAAGGGCTTGATGTCCGTTTTGTCGAAACAGGCTGAAGCTCTTTATCGGGGTCTTGCGATGGTTACTTCAGAAGACGGGGATGTGCTTGCTA GTCATCATGATCATGGTTACCATGGCTACAGACATCGCGTAGCATTCACAGCGGTTACGTCAAGCTCAACAACCTACAGTTCTGGGACCACCATACCATTTACCACTGTCAAATCTAACTACGGACATGCTTACAACAGCGGCAATTACCGCTTCACTGCCCCTTCTAATGGTGTGTATGTCTTCTCTTGGAGCATTGCTACCCACACAAGCTATTATGGTCATACCAAACTGATGAAAAACGGCTCTACGTATCACCAATCGCACTGCTCTTCTGGTTATCAACAATGCGGTGCCACCGTCACCATCATTCTGAACAAACACGATCAAGTCTGGCTTGCGTCCGACTCTTCCAGCCTGTATGTGTATGCCACATACTCGTCTTTCTCTGGATGGAAATTAAACTAA
- the LOC128186106 gene encoding complement C1q tumor necrosis factor-related protein 3-like isoform X2: MIFNITSAERSIRKQYLYACRYAFSVNQLQRKTRFLKMKTIALVCLVMCLTFGMASSHYYYGHHDHGYHGYRHRVAFTAVTSSSTTYSSGTTIPFTTVKSNYGHAYNSGNYRFTAPSNGVYVFSWSIATHTSYYGHTKLMKNGSTYHQSHCSSGYQQCGATVTIILNKHDQVWLASDSSSLYVYATYSSFSGWKLN, translated from the exons atgatattcaatATCACATCTGCTGAACGATCAATTAGGAAACAGTATTTATATGCCTGTAGATATGCATTTTCAGTAAACCAACTTCAAAGGAAAACAAG ATTTCTCAAAATGAAGACCATAGCGCTGGTTTGTTTGGTGATGTGTCTGACCTTCGGCATGGCATCGTCCCATTATTACTATG GTCATCATGATCATGGTTACCATGGCTACAGACATCGCGTAGCATTCACAGCGGTTACGTCAAGCTCAACAACCTACAGTTCTGGGACCACCATACCATTTACCACTGTCAAATCTAACTACGGACATGCTTACAACAGCGGCAATTACCGCTTCACTGCCCCTTCTAATGGTGTGTATGTCTTCTCTTGGAGCATTGCTACCCACACAAGCTATTATGGTCATACCAAACTGATGAAAAACGGCTCTACGTATCACCAATCGCACTGCTCTTCTGGTTATCAACAATGCGGTGCCACCGTCACCATCATTCTGAACAAACACGATCAAGTCTGGCTTGCGTCCGACTCTTCCAGCCTGTATGTGTATGCCACATACTCGTCTTTCTCTGGATGGAAATTAAACTAA
- the LOC128182989 gene encoding complement C1q tumor necrosis factor-related protein 3-like isoform X3, with protein sequence MKTIALVCVVMCLTFGIASSHYYYGHHDHGYHGYRHRVTFTAVTSSSAKYSSGTTIPFTTVKTNYGNAFNNGNYRFTAPSNGVYVFSWSIATHSSYYGHAKLMKNGSTYHQVHCSSGYQQCGATVTIILNKHDQVWLASDSSSTYVLATYSSFSGWKLN encoded by the exons ATGAAGACCATAGCGCTGGTTTGTGTGGTGATGTGTCTGACCTTCGGCATAGCATCGTCCCATTATTACTATG GTCACCATGATCATGGTTACCATGGCTACAGACATCGCGTAACATTCACAGCGGTTACGTCAAGCTCAGCAAAGTACAGTTCTGGGACCACCATACCATTTACCACTGTCAAAACGAACTACGGAAATGCTTTCAACAATGGCAATTACCGCTTCACTGCCCCTTCTAATGGTGTGTATGTCTTCTCTTGGAGTATTGCTACCCATTCAAGCTATTATGGTCATGCCAAGCTGATGAAAAACGGCTCTACGTATCACCAAGTGCATTGCTCTTCTGGTTATCAACAATGCGGTGCCACCGTCACCATCATTCTGAACAAACACGATCAAGTCTGGCTTGCGTCCGACTCTTCCAGCACGTATGTGCTTGCCACATACTCATCTTTCTCTGGATGGAAATTAAACTAA
- the LOC128182989 gene encoding complement C1q tumor necrosis factor-related protein 3-like isoform X2, giving the protein MKTIALVCVVMCLTFGIASSHYYYGKGMMSVLSKQAEALYQGLAMVSSEDGGHHDHGYHGYRHRVTFTAVTSSSAKYSSGTTIPFTTVKTNYGNAFNNGNYRFTAPSNGVYVFSWSIATHSSYYGHAKLMKNGSTYHQVHCSSGYQQCGATVTIILNKHDQVWLASDSSSTYVLATYSSFSGWKLN; this is encoded by the exons ATGAAGACCATAGCGCTGGTTTGTGTGGTGATGTGTCTGACCTTCGGCATAGCATCGTCCCATTATTACTATGGTAAGGGCATGATGTCCGTTTTGTCGAAACAGGCTGAAGCACTTTATCAAGGTCTTGCGATGGTTTCTTCAGAAGACGGGG GTCACCATGATCATGGTTACCATGGCTACAGACATCGCGTAACATTCACAGCGGTTACGTCAAGCTCAGCAAAGTACAGTTCTGGGACCACCATACCATTTACCACTGTCAAAACGAACTACGGAAATGCTTTCAACAATGGCAATTACCGCTTCACTGCCCCTTCTAATGGTGTGTATGTCTTCTCTTGGAGTATTGCTACCCATTCAAGCTATTATGGTCATGCCAAGCTGATGAAAAACGGCTCTACGTATCACCAAGTGCATTGCTCTTCTGGTTATCAACAATGCGGTGCCACCGTCACCATCATTCTGAACAAACACGATCAAGTCTGGCTTGCGTCCGACTCTTCCAGCACGTATGTGCTTGCCACATACTCATCTTTCTCTGGATGGAAATTAAACTAA
- the LOC128182989 gene encoding complement C1q tumor necrosis factor-related protein 3-like isoform X1, producing the protein MKTIALVCVVMCLTFGIASSHYYYGKGMMSVLSKQAEALYQGLAMVSSEDGGMLTSHHDHGYHGYRHRVTFTAVTSSSAKYSSGTTIPFTTVKTNYGNAFNNGNYRFTAPSNGVYVFSWSIATHSSYYGHAKLMKNGSTYHQVHCSSGYQQCGATVTIILNKHDQVWLASDSSSTYVLATYSSFSGWKLN; encoded by the exons ATGAAGACCATAGCGCTGGTTTGTGTGGTGATGTGTCTGACCTTCGGCATAGCATCGTCCCATTATTACTATGGTAAGGGCATGATGTCCGTTTTGTCGAAACAGGCTGAAGCACTTTATCAAGGTCTTGCGATGGTTTCTTCAGAAGACGGGGGTATGCTTACTA GTCACCATGATCATGGTTACCATGGCTACAGACATCGCGTAACATTCACAGCGGTTACGTCAAGCTCAGCAAAGTACAGTTCTGGGACCACCATACCATTTACCACTGTCAAAACGAACTACGGAAATGCTTTCAACAATGGCAATTACCGCTTCACTGCCCCTTCTAATGGTGTGTATGTCTTCTCTTGGAGTATTGCTACCCATTCAAGCTATTATGGTCATGCCAAGCTGATGAAAAACGGCTCTACGTATCACCAAGTGCATTGCTCTTCTGGTTATCAACAATGCGGTGCCACCGTCACCATCATTCTGAACAAACACGATCAAGTCTGGCTTGCGTCCGACTCTTCCAGCACGTATGTGCTTGCCACATACTCATCTTTCTCTGGATGGAAATTAAACTAA